In Lolium perenne isolate Kyuss_39 chromosome 5, Kyuss_2.0, whole genome shotgun sequence, the sequence GCAGAATGCCAGAGCCAACGACAATGTCCGACAGAGGCTGTTTTCCTGCACGGTACTAGGAAGGCGCTGAAGCAGCGGCCAGCCTCGCTCGACTTCGGCAGTCCGGGGTTCAACGGAACccccttctctccaggctttgtgGTTGGGCGCGCGGGGTTCGTAAGCAAGGGACTCCTGCCGTCACACGTCAGCTCAGGTGTGTTTCCTAGCCCCGGCACACCAAGCTATCCCCGCCGGCACCGTTCATCCGTCTTGGGGTACCAAAAGGGGTGGAGCTCGGAGAGAGTGCCCCTTCCTTCAAAAGGTAACAACAACAGGAGGTACCCAGCCACCAGCATGGCATTTCCTTTCAACAACGGGAGGACACTGCCCTCGAAATGGGAGGACGCGGAGAGGTGGATCTTCAGTCCGAACTCCACCGATGCGCTTGCCAAGACCTCGGCGGTGCCCCATGCTCGGCGACCCAAGGCCAAAAGTGGCCCTCTAGGACCTCCTGGAAGACTTGGTGGGCAGTATTCGTCGGTGTCTTCATCTGTGTCATTGTTTGACAGCGGGAGAGTTGGGCATTTGACAGCAAACTCACCTTTCTTGGCGGGAGTACTGATACCTGAACATTATTGTGGGGGGAAAAGTAATGttgggaagagaacaagcggaacaCCTGGTGATGAATTCAGTATTGGCATTGTTGGCAGGTCTTCTCTAGCAAACAGCGGGTCTCCTGCTATCCAGTCTACCAGGGTGCGCCGGCGACTAGATACTGCAGTTGACTCATCTGCTTCATTGCCTACCACCCAAGAATCTACACAAGGTAGTTCGAAAATTGCTGTCCGTATTTTTTAATCCATTGCTTGGTGTTGAATTatcgtactccctccgatcccaaATAACTGACTCCATTTTGTCTAGATACGTATGCATGTAGTCTAAAAACTTAACTAGATATGAATCTTAACAAagtggagtcaattaatatggatcGAATATATCAATGTGCAGAATACAAACCCTTTGTTTGAACTTATTGTCCTTCTTTGCTGATGCATCAAAATTATAAAGCTAGTTGTAATTAGTAGTTTTGGGCATTTAGTATCTTGATAATTTATCATAATTTTAGCACTTTTTTATGTGAATATAATACAAAGTTAGTCATATAGTTAGTAGTATGTAATGAAAATTAAGTAAATATGTAACTaatgcttttgtttgtttcatatCAGACGAACAAATTGAGTCTATAGAAGATTCAGCCTCCATTATTATCCCTACAGTTTCAAGGAAGGATACTGCAACTCAAACTAGCCCAGAGCTAAGTAGGTCCTCTTCGCCCAGTGCTAGACCTTCATTTGCCCGCTCATTCTCGATGCAACAAGCCAGAGAGAGGGAGAGCCGTTTCTCTGATGTTGAGATCAGGGACGTGCAGATGGATGACCGAGTGACTCTCACCAGATGGTCCAAGAAACATGTAACACCAGCCTCTAACAAGAATGCAGCAAATATATTAGAGTGGAATAAAAAGATGGTGGATTCTAAATCTCCTTCGTGGAAATCAACTGAAGCAGCGTACATATCAAAGTAAGGGACCAATGCTTACGATAAATGCTGCTTCTTTGGTCAGCCATACCTTTATTATTTTGAACTACTTCATAAAGTACTACTTCAGGTTTAACTTCTGATAATATATAGCATATTATGTTGTGCAAACATCCAAATCTTTTATTGTCATTAAATAATCTGCAATGTAAATTTATTCCATGAAATGCTGACCACTCTATACATTGTTAAAAGGGTTGAGAAAGAAGAAGCAAAAATTGCTGCTTGGGAGAATCTTCAAAAAGCCAAAGCTGAGGCTGCAATTCAGAAATTAGTGGTATGTGCTTTGCTCTCTTTTTATCTGTTTTCCTATGTAAGAAGTAAGATCTTTATTTAAAAATACTATATCACTAAGTTATGTATATTATACGTAGGATCACAGGATCCAAATAGTGAACTAAGCAAGCTTAGGCACCGAAAAGGATAAAATCTGGCTCATTGTAGGATTGGCATCCTCTTACTTGATCGTAATAAGCATATGAGAAACATTTTCGAGGAGATTAACTGCTTAGTGCAGGCAAGTATCCAAACTGATTAGACAGTGCATCAGTCATCTTGTTGGGAGAGCTGTTGCTTTCAGCCATTCTTTGTCAGGTAGTCTTCCATGAGTGTTTATTTGTGGAGCATTATCAAGCATACTTCTCTAGCAGCCCAAGTAAATAGCTCATTGATTTATTTTTTTTGGCCTAAATTTGGACCCTGTATGAACTTTAACATCCCTATCTGTGTTGTCTCATGTTATTTTTTGGCTAAAGATACTGCATATCTGTATTTAACGCTCGCAATGGCATTGGTTTTTGCATTATTTTCTGCAAGGTGATTCATTGTTTTGATACCCTCAATTTCTTTCTAATTGACCTTCGATAAATGATTGCATCCACATTTTCATTGTCCCAGATGAAACTCGAGAAGAAACGGTCATCTTCTCTGGAGAGGATTTTGAGCACCCTGAGGTCTGCTCAAAGAAAAGCACAAGGGATGCGTGATGAAGCAACAGCAAGCCAAGATGAACGACTTTCCAGGAAGGTCAAAAAGACATCACATGCTACAAAGAATGGCCAGATCAGATCTCTGAGTGGCTGCTTCACTTGCCATACTTTCTAGTATCATGGATCCCACTGCTGAGTAAGTTGCACAATGATACCTGACGTACATGTTatctttttttcgaaatggaggctatgccccagcctctgcatcaatcgatgcatacgGCCGTCTTTATTACATGTTATCTATGTTGATGAATATTCTAGATGTCCACAAGTGAGTAGCATCTATACTGTGCTCTTTCTGTTACATCAGGCAGAATAATACAAAACCATGACATTGACAATACCGGCTTTTCAGTATCGTCCAGGAAAACCAGTTTAGCTATATGCCCCAATGATGTTTGCAGATAAATGATAATTATATCACCAAATTTATCGTGTCGATAATTTTTTATGATCGCACATGAATACATGATCCATCAAATTTCTAAGATTGTAATGGAACTTCCTGCAACATGTTCCATAGGTTAGTCACTTCTGTAGATCCTCTAAGAATATAATTGTTCAGAAATTATTtaaagcaagtggcccaatcaccTCATGTTGAGGTAACACTGTAACCTGTACATCAGAGTATTTATTATAGTCGACCTTGTAAATTGGCTAAAATCTTCTACACTGTCAATAAATAAGCGATTATTAGTGTTATGACATTTCAGACTTAGGAACCTATGGTGTCATTCTTACATGAACTGTTGTGTGTGGAATACATCTTTTCTCCGAATGCTTTTGAGGAAACGTGTCTCAGATACTGGCATACATCACTCCTGTACTTTCCGATAATCTGCTGGTGCTTAACAACTCTCTGATTCTGCATTACCTTTCTGCTACTCCAGTTCAATTTCACAACAAAGttaagcaagtggcccaatcgctTCTGGTTGGGAAAGCACAGTAACCTGTACATCACAGTATTGTAGTCAAGCTTGTAAATTGCCTAAAAATATTTTACGCTTTTttataaataagcgatgattagtGTTGTGACATTTCAGACTTAGGAACCTATGGTGTCATTCTTACATGAACTGGTGTGTGCTTCCTGTGTTCCTTAATATAAACGTTTTGGTGTACATCTTATCTCGACATGCTTTTGACGGAAAGTGCCTCAGATACTGGCATATATCACCCCTGTACTTTTCGTTAATCTGCTGGTGGGTAACAACTTTCTGATTCTGTATTACCTGTCTGCTACTCCAGTTCAATTTCACAACAAAGTTAGACAACGTAAAATCAAGCACCACAAATGCCAT encodes:
- the LOC127301824 gene encoding uncharacterized protein isoform X3, whose amino-acid sequence is MRGGGDCELGFRVVMEEEEEMASASERTSRRRRRRRWGAEADDGYSASSTGGGGSSGNGSFGCDSPLAGFVRADGDMDTDLETDDGLAATSSSNASAAFDDGDEEVQCGAKEEWAQARQEPANTPADGAIQECQSQRQCPTEAVFLHGTRKALKQRPASLDFGSPGFNGTPFSPGFVVGRAGFVSKGLLPSHVSSGVFPSPGTPSYPRRHRSSVLGYQKGWSSERVPLPSKGNNNRRYPATSMAFPFNNGRTLPSKWEDAERWIFSPNSTDALAKTSAVPHARRPKAKSGPLGPPGRLGGQYSSVSSSVSLFDSGRVGHLTANSPFLAGVLIPEHYCGGKSNVGKRTSGTPGDEFSIGIVGRSSLANSGSPAIQSTRVRRRLDTAVDSSASLPTTQESTQDEQIESIEDSASIIIPTVSRKDTATQTSPELSRSSSPSARPSFARSFSMQQARERESRFSDVEIRDVQMDDRVTLTRWSKKHVTPASNKNAANILEWNKKMVDSKSPSWKSTEAAYISKVEKEEAKIAAWENLQKAKAEAAIQKLVMKLEKKRSSSLERILSTLRSAQRKAQGMRDEATASQDERLSRKVKKTSHATKNGQIRSLSGCFTCHTF
- the LOC127301824 gene encoding uncharacterized protein isoform X5, with the translated sequence MAFPFNNGRTLPSKWEDAERWIFSPNSTDALAKTSAVPHARRPKAKSGPLGPPGRLGGQYSSVSSSVSLFDSGRVGHLTANSPFLAGVLIPEHYCGGKSNVGKRTSGTPGDEFSIGIVGRSSLANSGSPAIQSTRVRRRLDTAVDSSASLPTTQESTQDEQIESIEDSASIIIPTVSRKDTATQTSPELSRSSSPSARPSFARSFSMQQARERESRFSDVEIRDVQMDDRVTLTRWSKKHVTPASNKNAANILEWNKKMVDSKSPSWKSTEAAYISKVEKEEAKIAAWENLQKAKAEAAIQKLVMKLEKKRSSSLERILSTLRSAQRKAQGMRDEATASQDERLSRKVKKTSHATKNGQIRSLSGCFTCHTF
- the LOC127301824 gene encoding uncharacterized protein isoform X2; the encoded protein is MLSACDGKVKPRANTITVNTSKSSDRERARGSSDSELEDRRHDRHLESRIASKAAGGNGGHPPWIGFSLCALHHPLSSLYEYLLFNQPVRGAKVDHGWLQPLAGFVRADGDMDTDLETDDGLAATSSSNAFDDGDEEVQCGAKEEWAQARQEPANTPADGAIQECQSQRQCPTEAVFLHGTRKALKQRPASLDFGSPGFNGTPFSPGFVVGRAGFVSKGLLPSHVSSGVFPSPGTPSYPRRHRSSVLGYQKGWSSERVPLPSKGNNNRRYPATSMAFPFNNGRTLPSKWEDAERWIFSPNSTDALAKTSAVPHARRPKAKSGPLGPPGRLGGQYSSVSSSVSLFDSGRVGHLTANSPFLAGVLIPEHYCGGKSNVGKRTSGTPGDEFSIGIVGRSSLANSGSPAIQSTRVRRRLDTAVDSSASLPTTQESTQDEQIESIEDSASIIIPTVSRKDTATQTSPELSRSSSPSARPSFARSFSMQQARERESRFSDVEIRDVQMDDRVTLTRWSKKHVTPASNKNAANILEWNKKMVDSKSPSWKSTEAAYISKVEKEEAKIAAWENLQKAKAEAAIQKLVMKLEKKRSSSLERILSTLRSAQRKAQGMRDEATASQDERLSRKVKKTSHATKNGQIRSLSGCFTCHTF
- the LOC127301824 gene encoding uncharacterized protein isoform X4, with product MRGGGDCELGFRVVMEEEEEMASASERTSRRRRRRRWGAEADDGYSASSTGGGGSSGNGSFGCDSPLAGFVRADGDMDTDLETDDGLAATSSSNAFDDGDEEVQCGAKEEWAQARQEPANTPADGAIQECQSQRQCPTEAVFLHGTRKALKQRPASLDFGSPGFNGTPFSPGFVVGRAGFVSKGLLPSHVSSGVFPSPGTPSYPRRHRSSVLGYQKGWSSERVPLPSKGNNNRRYPATSMAFPFNNGRTLPSKWEDAERWIFSPNSTDALAKTSAVPHARRPKAKSGPLGPPGRLGGQYSSVSSSVSLFDSGRVGHLTANSPFLAGVLIPEHYCGGKSNVGKRTSGTPGDEFSIGIVGRSSLANSGSPAIQSTRVRRRLDTAVDSSASLPTTQESTQDEQIESIEDSASIIIPTVSRKDTATQTSPELSRSSSPSARPSFARSFSMQQARERESRFSDVEIRDVQMDDRVTLTRWSKKHVTPASNKNAANILEWNKKMVDSKSPSWKSTEAAYISKVEKEEAKIAAWENLQKAKAEAAIQKLVMKLEKKRSSSLERILSTLRSAQRKAQGMRDEATASQDERLSRKVKKTSHATKNGQIRSLSGCFTCHTF
- the LOC127301824 gene encoding uncharacterized protein isoform X1 → MLSACDGKVKPRANTITVNTSKSSDRERARGSSDSELEDRRHDRHLESRIASKAAGGNGGHPPWIGFSLCALHHPLSSLYEYLLFNQPVRGAKVDHGWLQPLAGFVRADGDMDTDLETDDGLAATSSSNASAAFDDGDEEVQCGAKEEWAQARQEPANTPADGAIQECQSQRQCPTEAVFLHGTRKALKQRPASLDFGSPGFNGTPFSPGFVVGRAGFVSKGLLPSHVSSGVFPSPGTPSYPRRHRSSVLGYQKGWSSERVPLPSKGNNNRRYPATSMAFPFNNGRTLPSKWEDAERWIFSPNSTDALAKTSAVPHARRPKAKSGPLGPPGRLGGQYSSVSSSVSLFDSGRVGHLTANSPFLAGVLIPEHYCGGKSNVGKRTSGTPGDEFSIGIVGRSSLANSGSPAIQSTRVRRRLDTAVDSSASLPTTQESTQDEQIESIEDSASIIIPTVSRKDTATQTSPELSRSSSPSARPSFARSFSMQQARERESRFSDVEIRDVQMDDRVTLTRWSKKHVTPASNKNAANILEWNKKMVDSKSPSWKSTEAAYISKVEKEEAKIAAWENLQKAKAEAAIQKLVMKLEKKRSSSLERILSTLRSAQRKAQGMRDEATASQDERLSRKVKKTSHATKNGQIRSLSGCFTCHTF